Part of the Pseudomonas sp. M30-35 genome is shown below.
TGCCGGTGACAGTCCTGCAGGCGACCAGCGACGGGCACTGGCAGCAACTGACCGACCAGGCGATTCACCAAGAAACCGGACGCCGTTTCGATCTCACCGGCCAGGTACCCGTTCGGGCCGGGCTGATACAACGCAGCGGCAGCGCGCAATCGCTACTGCTGCTCACCGTGCATCACAGTGCCACTGATGATGCCTCCAGCCAGAACCTGCTCGATGAGCTGCGACAGCTCTATACCGCCCAGCTCCAGGGCACCCCAGCAACGCTGCCTGAGCTGGCCCTGCAATATCCCGACTACGCCCTTTGGCAGCGCGAGCCCAGCCAACAAACGGCGTTCAGCAGCCAGTTGGAATACTGGCGCAACCAACTCGAAGACGGCGACTACCTGCTCGATCTGCCGACTGCACAGGGTCGTCTGAACCCGCTCGACCCGGCTGCAGGCTCGGTGCAACTGCAACTGCCGCCCGCGCTGGTGGAACGCCTACGGCAATTTGCCCAGCAACGCGGTGCAAGCCTGTACATGCTGATGCTCGGTGCGGCGCAGTTACTCCTGGGGCGCTACGCCAATCAACGCGATGTGCGGATTGGCAGCCCGGTGGCCCAGCGTCCATTTGCTGAGCTGCAACCGCTGATCGGTTGCTTCGTCAATACTCTGGTCATCCGTGCCGACCTTGATCCAGCGCTGGATTTCGAAGGCTTGCTGAACCAGGTGCGCAATCGCGTGCTGGATGCCCAGCAGCATCAGGATGTGCCATTCGATCAGGTCGTGGAGCACCTTAAGCCTTCGCGCAGCCTCGGTCAGACTCCACTGTTCCAAGTGTTGTTCGCCATGCAGAACGCCGATACGTCGAGCCAGCACTGGCCGCAGTTGCAGGTCAGCGAGCGGGCAGTAACCGCCCAATCAACCAAGTACGACCTTAACTGGGAAGTACATGATGGCGAGGTGCTGTCGGTGTTGCTGGAATACCGCGCCGCGCTGTTCAGTGAAACCACTGCACGGCTCTGGTTAGAACAATGGCAGCAACTGCTCGAAGCTTTACTCGACGCGCCCCAGACCCGCCTCGGGGATTGGACACCGTTACCCGCTGCAGAGCGTCAACTCCAACTGGTCCAGTGGAATGCTACCGAGCACCACTACCCCGGCCCGACCAACCTGCATACGGCCCTGAACCAGCAAGCGGCTTTAAGCCCTGACTCCACGGCGCTGGTGTTTGAAGACCAACGCCTGAGTTACGCCGAGCTGGATCAACGTGCGCAACAGCTGGCCCGCGCCCTACGCGGTGCAGGTATCGGTCGCGAGTCGATCGTGCCGCTGTGCATGGAGCGCTCGGTAGAGATGGTCGTCGCCCTGCTCGGTATTGTGCATGCCGGTGCGGCCTGGTTACCGTTGGACCCTGAGTTGCCTGCCGCGCGTTTGGCATTTTTGATCGAAGATGCCGATGCACAAGTCACCCTGACCCAAGCGCAGTGGCTGGCGAAGCTGCCAGCCGGACACACCACCTGGACGCTTGATTCATTACCTGAAGCGTCAGCAGCTGAACCGCTGAGTGTCGCGGCTAATGACTTGGCCTATGTGCTTTACACGTCCGGTTCCACCGGCCAGCCAAAAGGCGTGATGAACGAGCACGGCGCCTTGATGAATCGTCTGCACTGGATGCAGGACGCTTTCCCGATTGGTCCGAACGACCGCGTCCTGCAAAAGACGCCGTACAGCTTCGACGTTTCGGTGTGGGAATTCTTCTGGCCGCTGATCACCGGTGCAACGCTGGTGGTCGCTCGTCCCGATGGTCATCGCGACCCAGCTTATCTCAGCCAGTTGATCCAGCAGGAACAGGTCACCACCCTGCATTTTGTGCCCTCGATGCTGCGCGCCTTTGTCGAAGAACCGAGCCTCAGCGACTGCCACAGTCTGCGTCAGGTATTCGCCAGCGGCGAAGCGCTGCCGGTTGATCTGGTGAAGCGTTTTATGGGCCAACACCCGGCGGCGCTGATCAATCTCTACGGCCCGACCGAAGCGGCCATTGATGTATCGGTGTGGCGCTGCTCGAAAGACGATCTAAGCGTGCCGATCGGTAAACCAATCGCTAACCTGCGTCTGTACATTCTTGATGAAAGCATGCAGCCATTGCCAATCGGTAGCATCGGCGAGCTGTATATCGGCGGTGTCGGCGTGGCCCGTGGCTACCTGAATCGGCCTGAGTTGACCGAAGAACGCTTTGTTGCCAGCCCATTTGTTGAGGGTGATCGCCTGTACCGCACCGGCGACCGTTGCCGCTTCCTCGCTGATGGCAATATCGAATATCTGGGGCGTCTTGATCATCAGGTCAAGCTGCGTGGCCAGCGCATTGAGCTGGGCGAAATCGACGCAGCACTGCTGGCACAGGCGGGTGTTCGCGAGGCTGCAACCTTGTTGCTCGATCAGCGTCTGGTCTGTTTCTGGTGCGGTGAAGCTGATGAAGCCGTCATTCGCACAAAACTGAACGACAGTTTGCCTTCCCACATGCACCCCAACTTCTTGGTACAGCTCGACAGCCTGCCGCTCAATAGCAACGGCAAGCTCGACCGCAAAGCCCTGGCCGCCACACCGCTGCCAGAAAGCCAAGGCACTCAGTCGCACATTGCACCGCGCAATGCCACGGAAACGCTGCTCTGTGAGTTGTTCAGCGAACTGCTTGAATGCTCATCCGTGGGTATTGAAGATCACTTCTTTGAGCTTGGTGGCCACTCCTTGCTGGCGACTCGACTGGTCGCACGAGTGCGTGAACGTCTAGGCGCAACGCTGCCTTTGTCACTGGTCTTCGCCCAACCAACAGTGAAGGCGCTGGCCGGTCATCTGCAATCGGCAACTCCGGGTGAGTCGATCACCCCGCAACCGCGTCCGGCGCAATTGCCGCTGGGGCTGGCTCAGCGTCGGTTCTGGATGCTCAGCCGTTTGGTGCCGGAGTCCCGCGAGTACCACATGCCGTTCGCACTGACCTTGCGTGGCGAGCTGCAGGTTGAGGTCTTGCGTGAAGCGTTTGCACAGGTCAGCCAGCGGCATCTGGTGCTACGCAGCCGTATTGTCGAAGTCGCGGGCGAGCCGCAGTTGTTGATCGACGACAATGGGCCGGAACTGGTGCTCACTTCAGTGGCGACACAGGACTGGACAACAGCTTGCGCCGAAGCCCGAAGCAACTTGATGGCGCCGTTCGATCTGGCCGCCGCCGCGCCTTGGCGGGCGCACTTGCTGCAACGCCAGAACAGCGACGAAAACCTGTTGCTGATATGCCTGCACCACAGCGCCACTGACGGTTGGGCCATGCAGTTGCTTATCGACGAGCTGACTCAGGCCTACACCGCCGGTTTGCACGGGCAATTGCCCGCCTGGACGCCGCTGCAGATTGACTACGTCGATTTCGCTCTGTGGCAACAACAGCCGGATACCCAGGCGCGACGTAACGACAGCCTGGATTACTGGAAAAGCCATCTGGGTCAGGACAACTACCAACTTGACCTACCCCTCGACCGTCCTCGCGGCGCCGAGGCCGATCGTAGCGCCGGGCAGTTGACCCTGCAGCTTGGCACCCAACGCGCTGAAGCCATCCGCCAGTTCGCCCGGCAGCGCGGCACCACCGCCTACGTGGTACTGGCCACGGCGCTGAGTGCGCTGTTGGCCCGATACAGCGGTCAGCGGGAGATTCGCTTCGGTACCCCGGCGGACCAGCGTGACCAAGCGCAATCGCAGACGCTGTTGGCCTGCCTGGTCAATACCCTGGTGATTCGCAGCGATGTCGACCAACAGGCTCCTGCGCAACAGTTGCTCGCCAGCCTTGAGGCCGACCTGCGCGCGGCCCAGGCCCACGCCGATCTACCGTTCGCGACCCTGGTCAGCGCAGTCGCACAGCAGCGCGACCTGAACCGTACGCCGCTGTTCCAAGTGCTGTTTTCCCTCAACTATGGCCGCATGGAAAGTAGCCAATGGCCGGGGCTGAAACTCGAAGAGCAGATGCTGCCGGTTATCGACGCCAAGTTCGAACAGAGCTGGGAAGTTCAGGACGACGGCAGCGACATGACGCTGGTTCTGGAGTACCAATCGGCGCTGTACGAGCCACACACCATGCAGCGCTGGAGCAGCCAATGGTGCTCCTTGCTGGATGCATTGGTGGCCACGCCACAGCGCAAACTGGTCGAGCTGTTCCCGCAACAACAGGATCAGCAGCAACTGGCTCACTGGAACTCAACCGAACGCCAGTACCCCGGCCCGACCAACCTGCATACGGCCCTGAACCAGCAAGCGGCTTTAAGCCCTAACTCTCCGGCTCTGGTGTTTGAAGACCAACGCCTGAGTTACGCCGAGCTGGATCAACGCGCGCAACAGGTTGCCCGTGCCCTACGCGGCGCAGGTATCGGTCGCGAGTCGATCGTGCCGCTGTGCATGGAGCGCTCGGTAGAGATGGTCGTCGCCCTGCTCGGCATCGTCCATGCTGGTGCAGCCTGGTTACCGTTGGACCCTGAGTTGCCTGCCGCGCGTTTGGCATTTTTGATCGAAGACGCCGATGCAAAAGTCACCCTGACCCAAGCGCAGTGGCTGGTGAAGCTGCCAGCCGGACACACCACCTGGACGCTTGATTCATTACCAGAGGCGGAGGTCGGTGAACCTCTAAGTGTTGCGGCCAATGACTTGGCCTATGTGCTTTATACCTCCGGTTCCACCGGCCAGCCAAAAGGCGTGATGAACGAGCACGGCGCCTTGATGAATCGTCTGCATTGGATGCAGGACGCTTTCCCGATTGGTCCGAACGACCGCGTCCTGCAAAAGACGCCGTACAGTTTCGATGTCTCGGTGTGGGAATTCTTCTGGCCGTTGATCACCGGTGCAACTCTGGTGATGGCACGTCCCGACGGGCATCGCGACCCGGCTTACCTCAGCCAGTTGATCCAGCAGGAACAGGTCACCACCCTGCACTTCGTGCCCTCGATGCTGCGCGCCTTTGTCGAGGAACCGAGCCTTGCCGACTGCCACAGTCTGCGTCAGGTGTTTGCCAGCGGTGAAGCGCTGCCAGTTGATCTGGTGAAGCGTTTTATGGGCCAACATCCGGCGGCGCTGATCAATCTCTACGGCCCGACCGAAGCGGCCATCGACGTTTCAGTGTGGCGCTGCTCGAAAGACGATCTAAGCGTGCCAATCGGCAAGCCAATCGCCAACCTGCGCCTGTACATCCTTGATGAGAGCATGCAGCCGCTGCCAATCGGCAGCATCGGTGAGCTGTATATCGGCGGTGTCGGCGTGGCTCGTGGCTACCTGAAACGTCCGGAGCTGACCCAAGAACGTTTCCTTGCCAGTTCCTTTATTGAGGGTGATCGCCTGTACCGCACCGGCGACCGTTGCCGCTTCCTTGCTGATGGCAATATCGAATATCTGGGACGTCTTGATCATCAGGTGAAACTACGCGGTCAGCGTATTGAGCTTGGGGAAATCGACGCAGCGCTGCTCAACTTACCGGCAATCACCGGGGCTTGCACATTGGTCATCGATAACCGGTTAGTGGCGTTCTACAGCAGCAGTACGCCGCAGCCGGAGTTAGGCGCATTGCTTACCGCCCAGTTGCCCGCGTACATGGTGCCAGCGGTGTGGGTCGAAGTACCGGCCTTGCCTCTGACCACCAACGGCAAGATAGACCGCAAAGCCTTGGCGAGCCTGCCATTGCCGCAAACCCAGAATGACTATGCTGCACCGCGCAATACTCTGGAAAGCCTGCTTTGCCAGTTGTTTGGCGAACTGCTCGGCGAAGCCTTGACCGGTGGCCGCGAGGTCGGCACCTCGGACAGTTTCTTCGCCTTGGGCGGCGATTCTATTCTCGGTCTGAAGCTGATCTCCCGCCTGCGCGAACAGGGTTATTCGCTCACCCCAAGAGACCTGTTCCGTTCGCCGACTCCGGCGGCACTGGCGCAGCTAGCCAGTCCGTTGTTGTCCCTTGCCGAACAGGGTGAAGTCAGCGGTGCGATGCCGCTGATGCCGTTGCATCAGTGGTTCTTCGACCAACAACAACCGCAGGCCGCGTACTGGAACCAGTCGGTGCTGGCCGACAGCAATCATCCTTTGCAACCTGCCTTGGTGCAGGCCACGCTGGATCGGTTGATCGCCCACCACGACGCCTTGCGCCTGCGTTTCACCGAGGTCGATGGGCAATGGCAAGCGCACATCGCGCAAGTATCGCCAGCGCAATTGACCTGTTGCGACCACCCCAAGCAGTTGCTGCAGGTCGCGCAAAGTCTGGATATTCAACAGGGCCCGCTGTTTGCAGCCGCGCTGCTTGAAGGCCAACCGCAACGTCTGTACCTGGTGGCGCATCACTTGGTGATCGACGCGGTGTCCTGGACACCATTGCTGGAAGATTTCCAGCAGCTTTATCAAGGCCTGGAGCGTGGTGAGAACCCTAGCCTACCCGCCAAGACCACCTCTTACCGCCAATGGGCCGAGCATATGCATGCGCACGCCGACAAGGTCAGAGCCGAACAGCGCTATTGGGCGGACCAAACGCCAGTTAACCCTGCATCGCTGGCCACAGTCGCCGAGCGCCAGACGCTGCCCGCCCGTTGGGATGCAACACGCACCCATCAGTGGCTGACTGAGTCGCACGCGGCCTATCGCACGCAACCGGAAGAACTGCTGATCGCAGCCCTCGCCGCCACCCTGGCTGAAGCTGAAAGCCGCGTCGACATCGTGGTGGATCTGGAGCGCCATGGTCGCGATGCGCCGTTCGACGGGCTGGACGTCAGCCGCACCGTTGGCTGGTTCACCACTCTGTATCCGTTACGCGTGAACTCCAGCGGCGACCTCGGCGATAAGGTGCGCAATGCCAAACAAGCCTTGCGCGCCGTACCGGGCCTAGGCCTTGGTCACGGGTTGTTGCGCCAACGTGGTGATTTACCCGCGGGTCGTGGAGATGTGCTGTTCAACTATCTGGGGCATGAACAAACGCCTGAGGGCTGGTTGCGTGCAAGCAGTCTGACCCCTCCGCCAGATGCAGCCCAGGTCAACCGGGTAACCCATGGCCGTGAAGTGGTGGCGTGGCTGGAGGACGGCGCGTTGCATGTCGAATGGCACAGCGTGACCCCAAACGCCGACAGCTGCTTACCCGGCCGTCTGCTGGAGCACTTGCAGGCACTGGTCGAGCATTGCCTCGATCCACAGGCGGGAGCGCTGATGCCAGCTGATTTCCCTCTGGCCAAGGCGCTGAATCAGAAGTCCCTGGACAAACTGTTGAGCAAGCTCAAGACCAAACCGAATTCGCAAAGCTAGCGAGCGACGAGCACCTGCATGGTCAGTGTCTGGCCATCGCGGTGCCCTGAATCGCGCTCACTACGTTTTCCAAGCCTTTGAAATGGATCCGCAAAAAATGAACAACATCGAAGACATCTACTCGCTTTCGCCCACCCAGCATGGCCTGCTGTTCCACAGCGTGGTTGAGCCCGATTCGCGGGTGTATTACCAGCAGTTGAGCCTGGAAATGAATGGTCCTCTGCACTTGAGCGCGTTTCGCGGCGCCTGGCAGGCATTGATCCAGCGCCACGCTGTATTGCGCAGCGCCTTTCTCTGGGAAGACCTGGACGACGCCTATCAGGTGGTACAACAAGAAGTGGCATTGCCCCTGACCGAACTGGACTGGCAAGACCGCGCCGAGCCGCAGGCCGCGCTCGAACAGTTGGCGCTGGAGCAACGGGCGCAACCCCTTGAGTTGAATGAATCACCGCTAATGCGCGTCTGCCTAGTGCGTTTGGCCCCCGAACGCTGGCACCTGGTCTGGACCTTCCATCACATACTTATGGACGGCTGGAGCGTAAGCATCGCCGTTCAGGAATGGCTGGCTCTGTACTACGAACAAGCCCATTCACGCCCCGCCAACCTGCCAACGACCCGCCCTTACCGGGACTACATCGCCTGGCTGGCGGAACAGGACATGACTGCCACCGAAGGCTTCTGGCGCGATCAGTTGCAAGAGGTCAGCGAGCCGACCCCGCTGCCCAACTTTGCCGTACGCCAAGCAGCACCGGCCGGGGCGCCCTTCGCCGAACGTGAAAGCCTGCTGACGGCCAGCGAAACCGAGCAGTTATCTCACTTCGCCCGCCAAAACGACCTGACCATCAACACGCTGATCCAAGGCGCCTGGGCACTGCTGCTCGGCCAACATGCCGGGCGTGACGATGTGGTCTATGGCGTCACTGTCGCCGGTCGTCCCGAGAATCTGGCGGCGGTGGATAACACCGTGGGGCTGTTCATCAATACCCTGCCGTTGCGCGTGCAATGGGCTGACGGACCAACGCTGGTGAAC
Proteins encoded:
- a CDS encoding non-ribosomal peptide synthetase, encoding MTHDKTSSNPIEDVYPLSPLQQGMLFHSLLHEDSGVYLMQDRYRIGGAIDEVAFLESWRQVVALHPSLRASFQWKTQKQPVQVIHREVKVPLDTLDLRGLAPDQQEARIRTLLADEQKVGFNLSKPPLIRFRLVRLADESYEFIRSFHHILMDAWCISLVTVDFLKVYEALCNDRTPQLKSPRPFRDYIQWLQRQDANKAEQFWRAQLQGLNAPTPLTVDNGVTRDRYTDAVLVDDRLIHLSEQETQALAAFCRSKRITPNTFFQGAWSLLLSRYSGQRDVLFGVTVAGRPAELTGVAEMIGLFINTLPLRVTVDPEATLGQWLNALQGLNLDMRDYEHTPLTDIQGWSDFPRGETLFDSILVFENAPIDEQILEGGFQFSLDGMDHSVHTHYGLTVVILPGEQLGIRVSYDRERFDAATVQRLLGHLASLVRDMLAAPDATLGSFELLTGDERQQLLGDWAVNSQAFPLEQSYAQLFAAQVAQRGDQQVAICNAESLTYAELDRRATRLAHALREAGAGEDQLVALLAPRGLALLTMMIAVFKTGAAMLPLEVNHPPERLREILKLSRAPLLVASEDCSALLDQLLSDLDHAPDALFAEACWQTSNDAPLPLLGGPDSLAYVLFTSGSTGTPKGVMIEQRGMLNNIFGKVPALGLNADSRIAQTASVAFDISVWQFLAAPILGATVQILPDEIAHDPQRLLQVLVSERLSVLEIVPSLMRTLLALCPCDLQLPDLRWVMPTGEALPPTVARDWFARFPDIPLMNAYGPAECADDVAFQPIFAAPDTDVSHMPIGQPTANNRLYVLDEALRPLPIGVAGEICVGGVGVGRGYLHDPQRSADAFIDHPQLDGRIYRTGDLGRWRADGVIEYLGRRDQQVKLRGHRIELTEIEHRLAQHPSVREAAVLLRENHVGEAWLVAYCSAYDESLSHDDLSGQLREHLRGQLPPYMVPAAFVCLERLPLNANGKVDRKALAAQKLNWQAETQQSIAPRTELEAVVAKVWADVLGRDSVGVEDNFFTLGGHSLLATQIVARLRTHFKLDLPLRVLFEQPTVALLALAIASRQAQAAAPQSDKVLALKAQSRPAQLPLSFSQQRLWFIEQLTPGTTLFNIPFALRLKGDLNVQALHASLNDLLARHEILRTGIRDAEGVPCQHISDSLSIDLPFDDLSGLATTAREGAQFSVLQDTFTQPFDLSTPPLLRARLLRLAPDEHVLGIALHHLVSDAWSATIALRELAQGYEARCTGAAAKLPALPVQYADFALWQREHLQGVELKRQLDYWTQTLDRSNSDSSPLLALPTDLARPSVQSYRAGIVQRELSPELSARVQAFASRLGTTPFTVLFAGFAVLMHRLSGDATVLIGTPVTHREQPGTEGLLGILLNNLAIRADFEPQADFTALVGQVAKRLREGLQHQDLPFEQLVDSLQLPRSLSHAPLYQVMVAQQLAMESRLRFPGLEFEALDTPLKQSECDLDLHVLCPANAPIQLELMYALDLFVADSAQQTLARLEHLLEYMLAEPQRPVATLPLLMAAEWQRTVVEWNRTEMEVPQHLTFAQLFEQQAERTPDRDALCFEGRSLSYGELNRRANQVAHYLRSRGVVANSPVALCVERSLELLVGLLGILKSGGAYVPLDPTYPVDRLAYMLEDAQPALFLGQRGLLEELGIHLPRLRLDSDAALFADQPDNNLAPLAGPDDLAYIMYTSGSTGKPKGTLVTNGSVVNLAWARIHGLYRHYTDQPMRASFNYSFAFDSSVAELILLLDGHSLYLTPEAVRYDPEALAQFFSDTQLDAFECTPAQLKALLESDGVCNGETYLPRFVLFGGDAVDAQLWQRLPSIAGSRFFNTYGPTECTVDATGCAVDDFPARPIIGRPIANVRTYVLDPFLNPLPVGVPGELHIGGAGVTLGYLNRAEQTAKVFIEDPFSPLQGARMYKSGDLVRWLPDGQLEYLGRMDHQVKIRGFRVELGEIEALIGAQPGVRQAVVLAREDVPGDKRLVAYVTCDAKADIDAWRKAIGAALPDYMVPSAFVLLDELPLTDNGKLNRKTLPAPDIQSAPDAQNPPRTGAEQQLAALWSELLKVPLAQIGRDSHFFYLGGHSLLAAVLFARLRQQFATVPALRTVFEQPTLEALAALLGNPLQTAVATFVPADRPARLPLSFEQQRLWFLEQLSAGGGEYNVVSAVQLDGELNPQALKTALNNVVQRHEILRSRIQRDADGELVLMIEPQVDINLPVTVLQATSDGHWQQLTDQAIHQETGRRFDLTGQVPVRAGLIQRSGSAQSLLLLTVHHSATDDASSQNLLDELRQLYTAQLQGTPATLPELALQYPDYALWQREPSQQTAFSSQLEYWRNQLEDGDYLLDLPTAQGRLNPLDPAAGSVQLQLPPALVERLRQFAQQRGASLYMLMLGAAQLLLGRYANQRDVRIGSPVAQRPFAELQPLIGCFVNTLVIRADLDPALDFEGLLNQVRNRVLDAQQHQDVPFDQVVEHLKPSRSLGQTPLFQVLFAMQNADTSSQHWPQLQVSERAVTAQSTKYDLNWEVHDGEVLSVLLEYRAALFSETTARLWLEQWQQLLEALLDAPQTRLGDWTPLPAAERQLQLVQWNATEHHYPGPTNLHTALNQQAALSPDSTALVFEDQRLSYAELDQRAQQLARALRGAGIGRESIVPLCMERSVEMVVALLGIVHAGAAWLPLDPELPAARLAFLIEDADAQVTLTQAQWLAKLPAGHTTWTLDSLPEASAAEPLSVAANDLAYVLYTSGSTGQPKGVMNEHGALMNRLHWMQDAFPIGPNDRVLQKTPYSFDVSVWEFFWPLITGATLVVARPDGHRDPAYLSQLIQQEQVTTLHFVPSMLRAFVEEPSLSDCHSLRQVFASGEALPVDLVKRFMGQHPAALINLYGPTEAAIDVSVWRCSKDDLSVPIGKPIANLRLYILDESMQPLPIGSIGELYIGGVGVARGYLNRPELTEERFVASPFVEGDRLYRTGDRCRFLADGNIEYLGRLDHQVKLRGQRIELGEIDAALLAQAGVREAATLLLDQRLVCFWCGEADEAVIRTKLNDSLPSHMHPNFLVQLDSLPLNSNGKLDRKALAATPLPESQGTQSHIAPRNATETLLCELFSELLECSSVGIEDHFFELGGHSLLATRLVARVRERLGATLPLSLVFAQPTVKALAGHLQSATPGESITPQPRPAQLPLGLAQRRFWMLSRLVPESREYHMPFALTLRGELQVEVLREAFAQVSQRHLVLRSRIVEVAGEPQLLIDDNGPELVLTSVATQDWTTACAEARSNLMAPFDLAAAAPWRAHLLQRQNSDENLLLICLHHSATDGWAMQLLIDELTQAYTAGLHGQLPAWTPLQIDYVDFALWQQQPDTQARRNDSLDYWKSHLGQDNYQLDLPLDRPRGAEADRSAGQLTLQLGTQRAEAIRQFARQRGTTAYVVLATALSALLARYSGQREIRFGTPADQRDQAQSQTLLACLVNTLVIRSDVDQQAPAQQLLASLEADLRAAQAHADLPFATLVSAVAQQRDLNRTPLFQVLFSLNYGRMESSQWPGLKLEEQMLPVIDAKFEQSWEVQDDGSDMTLVLEYQSALYEPHTMQRWSSQWCSLLDALVATPQRKLVELFPQQQDQQQLAHWNSTERQYPGPTNLHTALNQQAALSPNSPALVFEDQRLSYAELDQRAQQVARALRGAGIGRESIVPLCMERSVEMVVALLGIVHAGAAWLPLDPELPAARLAFLIEDADAKVTLTQAQWLVKLPAGHTTWTLDSLPEAEVGEPLSVAANDLAYVLYTSGSTGQPKGVMNEHGALMNRLHWMQDAFPIGPNDRVLQKTPYSFDVSVWEFFWPLITGATLVMARPDGHRDPAYLSQLIQQEQVTTLHFVPSMLRAFVEEPSLADCHSLRQVFASGEALPVDLVKRFMGQHPAALINLYGPTEAAIDVSVWRCSKDDLSVPIGKPIANLRLYILDESMQPLPIGSIGELYIGGVGVARGYLKRPELTQERFLASSFIEGDRLYRTGDRCRFLADGNIEYLGRLDHQVKLRGQRIELGEIDAALLNLPAITGACTLVIDNRLVAFYSSSTPQPELGALLTAQLPAYMVPAVWVEVPALPLTTNGKIDRKALASLPLPQTQNDYAAPRNTLESLLCQLFGELLGEALTGGREVGTSDSFFALGGDSILGLKLISRLREQGYSLTPRDLFRSPTPAALAQLASPLLSLAEQGEVSGAMPLMPLHQWFFDQQQPQAAYWNQSVLADSNHPLQPALVQATLDRLIAHHDALRLRFTEVDGQWQAHIAQVSPAQLTCCDHPKQLLQVAQSLDIQQGPLFAAALLEGQPQRLYLVAHHLVIDAVSWTPLLEDFQQLYQGLERGENPSLPAKTTSYRQWAEHMHAHADKVRAEQRYWADQTPVNPASLATVAERQTLPARWDATRTHQWLTESHAAYRTQPEELLIAALAATLAEAESRVDIVVDLERHGRDAPFDGLDVSRTVGWFTTLYPLRVNSSGDLGDKVRNAKQALRAVPGLGLGHGLLRQRGDLPAGRGDVLFNYLGHEQTPEGWLRASSLTPPPDAAQVNRVTHGREVVAWLEDGALHVEWHSVTPNADSCLPGRLLEHLQALVEHCLDPQAGALMPADFPLAKALNQKSLDKLLSKLKTKPNSQS